The segment AGATTCACTATCCGTGTTACTTGTTGCAACATATCTTAAATTAACTTTGCTCATGATCTCGTTAACTTTTAatcttttagatatttctttttcagtcCTACGTCGCAATCTCCGCTTGTAAGTTTTCCAACTCATctttaaaaacagaaattaaagataaagaatGAAATTACTCAATATTTCGTGGAGGAAAGAAGTTAGttctataacttttttttaaagcaatttttaactttatttgaaggtcatttatgtttttttaaataaactgttatcattataatttatttatataaatcagtAATATTCACtataaaaacttataaaagtaagaataatcaaaaaaattaaaaaaattaaaaaataataaaatatagattttaaaattatactatatttacatttgtcgatattataatttataaatgtatagatTGGACAAAACACCccaaaataatgtatataataaatatattttttaaactgtattgttaatttttttaactgtatttctcatttttagattaataagctaatgtataaatatattgtaaaaaaataatacctaTTCTcacagttaaaaaataatcacttaaaaatctaatatttagtCATGATCTTAAACCACTTTGCCGAAAAACAATACGactaaaatgttatttaaaagaagaaagaagcaaatcttaaataaattacaacaaatattaAGTCAAGTTAATTATGTTTGTGCCACAGTAGATATATggtgtaataattaaaaaaggtaTATATAGGAGTAATAtgctattatataaataaaaatttaagtacaTGTTCTTCTGTTAggatataagaaaattgaagtttcaTATATACATCAAGAAACAGAATATCTGCTTATTGAAATACAAatcattcaatttaaaaaggaaataattagTTAGCATAGTAAGTGATAATGTGagcaattttgtaaaatgtttcattgTTCTctataacagaaaatattgataagatATTGATTTTACTAATGATGAAGATCAGTGTACTATTTCTTGGCACAATGCACATTTCTGATTTTCAAACTCTTGAATTTTCTGATGATGAAACAAGAaagtaattacaataattatgtaattgatATTTGTTGTTGCttacatacatacattaatTTGATTGCCActataaatattcaagaagctttaaaaaatataacaaaaaaatttataattcaacgCTTGGAAAGTTTACTGTAGTGTGGAATATCTGTTATAGATCAACAAATACTTGAGATGTAAAACATCATAAgtacaaatacataaatacaaatatgtattatcttattgtttcatatacatacaactggatagaatttatttttataatctgtaATAAGAAGATAATTACATAAGTTTATCGAGAATATGCTCATTGCAAAAATCTCGCAATTCGGACAGCTTTAaacattctaaaaaattaatttaaattaattttagaaattatgaaaattaaaaacagcaATGACATCCCAGTCAACACAGAACATCCTCTGAATATGCATAGGATAtccgtaaaattaaaagtacgTCTATTGAATCtcgtgtatatacataggatgtCCAGAAACATATATACGTGAATTAAATGTCCACAGTACATCTTATGTACAAACAAATATGGATATATATAACAGCTCCAAAAACTAACATATGTAGGATATACAAAAACGGATATACTCATATTGGACATCCATAGTACATCCATTATACATACCCATTTGATACGCATTTGATGTGCAATACTTCCagaaacgtatatacataggacATACTAAATCGAATATACAAATAGTCAACATCCGTAATATGTTTCATGTACGTACACATATGGATATACGTAAAAGATCAAAAAACGCATATACGTAGGATATACAAAGACGGATATACCCATATTGGACATCCATAGTACATCCGGTATACATACGCATTTCATATGTGCAGTACATCCagaaacgtatatacataggacATATTAAATCGGATATACAAATAGTCAACATCCGTAATATGTTTCATGTATGTACGTACACATATGGATATACGTAAAAGATCCAAAAACGCATATACGTAGTACATACGCAATGGATATTCGTAGTAactcaaaaaaatacaaagattattgatatttattaatataagcaaaaagatgtttattattttttattttaaagtgaCAAAAATCTtgcgtttataaaatttgattttaagccaaatgtgtgtatatatatattgaaaataagcaaaataaatgtctattaattatgcactttttattaataataaaaagtaaatgtaaaatgtaaaagtaaatgTGATAATGCGGCAAGTTATGTGTTTTAACACTGGTacataaatatagtttttttaattttggcgCCATATAAATCGCCAATCAATTGTGCATAGTGTAATTCTCTACTAGGCGTGGCATGCTGTACGGCACACTTTGGATAACATATGAAAAACGgtttgtgcaatattttattgtgtctTGTGTGCATTGTGCATTGTGTGAAAACTTTTCTTGGACGAAATAAACTCATAGAGTAGTAGCAGGCAATAACACACTTAAATTAAAGGTAAAtcctattatataatacatcctatattatttcattaactttTCATTGCGGTATAGGTTAAGAATCGTTACAacgtattttttcttcatgttaattaatttcttaatttcaaaatatatatgaattgtTTCACATTTTAGGTATTTTAGGTAATAACTATTTCATTACAATCGGATCGATAAACTTTATGGCACTTTTTATCCATTCATTTTAAGTTTTGTGTCTTGTTGAATGAAAATCAAAATGCCTAACAAAAAAAgtcaaagagaaaaattgtgTCGTAAAATTAACGAAAGACTCAATCTGTCATTAGCAATGATTAGTGAAACTAATCAATTAACAGATCATGAAACAATCTCAGATcagaaatgtgaaaaaatacagaaaaataataataatgaaattatgattgaaaataatgataacaatGATTTTCAAAGTGACAACaatgattttcaaaataacaataacattttattaaatagtaaagataataatttgaaattgaatGATTATTCTTCTCTTGCAATTAAAGATTTACAAGAACATAATAACACTAGTATTTCACTTCCATTATTTACAAAACCTAAGGAATCTCTTACTACAAAATTAGGAAAATGGTCCATTGATAGAAATATTAGCCTAACtgcatttaaagaattattaaatatacttcgTGAAGAATCATCTTTGACTAATATCTTACCAGCTGATCCacgtacaattttatatataaaaacacctcgcaaatctaattttttaaacaattcatttcattattttggtATACGCAActcattaaattctttaactttaaaacataatataattgttgatGAAAACACAGAATTTTGTCTcgcaattaatattgatgGATTGCCTTTAACAAAAAGCACATCAAGTTCTTTTTGGCCAATTTTGGGTAcagtaaaatcaattaaaaatttgaaaaatcaagtatttataatagcTTTACATTATGGAAGTGAAAAACCTAAAACtagtgaatttttaaaaaattttgtagaaGAATGTATAGAACTATCAAATGGAATAATGATACAATCTGTGTTatgtaaattcaaaatttcaatgttaatTTGTGATACCCCAGCTAAGTCTCATATTTTATCTGTTAAGAGCCATTCAGGTTATTTTTCATGTACACAGTGTACTGAAGAAGGCGACATGGTTAACAATGTTTTATgctttgataaaattgaaaattatgaaaaaagaacAGATCATTCATTTAGAAATACTCTTCAAGTCGAACATCATACAGGAGAAACACTTTGGCTTCAAATTCccaattttaatatgattgaCAATGTACCTTTAGACTATATGCATATTCTTCTATTAGGTGCAACAAAAAGGTTGTTATGCTGTAAGCGTTATGGATGGATATTTGGCAAGCCTCCTCATAAATTACGTGCttcaagtattaataaaattagcaacAATCTTCAGctgttaaagaaatatattccttgtgaatttgcaagaaaaactCGGCCAATAAATGaatgtaaaagatttaaaGCAACCGAGTttagactttttttattatacacaggTCCAAtagttttgaagaaaataataccaTTGAAagagtataataattttcttatgctAAGTTTAGCAAGCTCGATATTGATAAGTAAACACTATGTAAAATttgagaattatatttcttatgcCGAAGATctaatgaaacattttattaagaattctattacaatttatggACCTGATTTCATTTCACACAACATACATAGTTTATTGCATTTAAGTGATTGTGTGCGCCTGTTTGGTTCACTTGATGAATTTAGTGCCTTTCCATTCGAAAATTACATgcagaagataaaaaagaatattcgtAGGCATTCGCAGCAGTTGCAACAAGTTGTGTGTAGAGTTAGcgaggaaaataattttttgcaaccAATACAATCTACAAATGATAATTCCGTAACATTATTGCGGGAACATTTTAATGGtccattgataaataattgcacTTCTCCGCAGTACAGGAAGCTTAAAACGATTAATTATTgcttaaatgttttaaaagtaGCTGATCGATTTGTTGAATTGGATGATACAACTATagttgaaatacaaaattttgcttcatatcaaaatgaaatattcttaataggaatcaaatatattgcacataaaGATTTCTATTCAAAGCcatgttttttttcattatttgatattaaagtaattataaaatataatactgaatTGAAAATGTGGAGAATGGACAAGatcagaagaaaattattagttttaccatataatgataaatatgttgCATTTCCTCTacttcatttataattacctttaataatttcataaaaatattaaaataaataaaaataaaaataatgaaaaaattttgaaaatatatggttagttatgatatttattctattcttttatTGATCTTGATTTCTTTGCTAAATCATAGGTTTTCTCAATTGgcatatttctatttgtataCAAGTGATtcgagaaatttaataataattgcatttataagTTTAAGGAATTGCTATTgattaatatgtacatatagatGACTTGGCTTGTCGTTCGATTCAAAGAGGAAGATACTGTTGAGGCAGTACCGAAAACATGGTTTCTGTCAAAAGAATCTGCATGCTATTGGCCATCAAAAAGTTACGATAATGCAGCTATTaaagcattaataaaaaagaagcatAATCCTGGCTCGACATGGATAAAATATGAAGCAATTGTTTTAGGCACATatggtaaatattatttatattatgttaaatttttataaaattgtattatgtaaaatttgtattaaaaaaaataattaacttttaatttgtttagatgatttaaaaattgctaaaaaaaaggCAATCAAAGCCCAAAGTACACACAGATGACCTTTCATCACATACGGAGatcttaacaaaaaaaaagaataaaatgcataaacgGAGACAAGACAGGAAGAAACACAATTCCTCAGATACTGATAAATCCAATGAGTCTAACCGTGATATGTCTGATGAAGATAGTAACACGTACCCATCATTTTCACATTTTGGCAACACACATGTTGAACgcggtaaaataattaaatttttctagcgcggtaaaataattaaatttttcaaaatttgtttaatttttaaaaagtaattttttttatatttaatatacagaCAGTAATCGCTCTCCAACGGAAagtcaagataaaaatatcactaATGGTAAGagtttttgaaatttcaatttttatatcaaaatgcaCGTTTGCATTGTTAATTAGATCAAtatgttaaagaaaattaagtcCAAAGCCGCGTAtggatataaatttgaatatagatttgaaaaattaattatcagttcagataacattaatgttttatattctaaaagtatataaatttattccacTGTAAGGCTGACAGCACATGAACGGATTCAACACGGAGCAGAAAAAATCATCATTACATTTATTCTTATGGTAGGTAGCCCGCAATCCCCCCTGGTGTGCTAccttaaaaatacatatcttaAAACTTTTTCGGCGTTGAATTCATTCATGTACTACTGACCTTAATATATCAaccaattatattaaataatcattattaattaaatggattatatttcttgttattttaAGATAACTTCAAAACTACAGACAACGCTGACATAAATGCtggtaaataattatttttatttattattattaattttgtaatttttgaatattcctttatgtataatattttaatacgactcaacttttaaattttcagaattcaaaagacaattttttaaagaaattcatCTTAttcatctaaaattaaatgaccTTATGAGGAGCATTGAtatgcttataaaaaaaacccgATGTATTGATGAACCAGAACTAAATGATGACACTAATATGGCTGTTAAGACTCTAATACAATCGTTTCCAGTCATTACAGAGCAGCAACTAATGTCAATGGAAGAATGGCTATCAAATGCAACTGATAACATACATGCATTGGTGTGTATTGAATTAtcctatatatttttgaaaattttatattacatgatgaaaactattttctaataaattacttttcgaattttatattttagagtAATCAACTGCGTTTAATTGGAGGCACGGATCTTTCCCATCTAATCAAGGGCGTTATGTCGAGAGTAATTTCGAACGAAGTTGGGATGCTATATTCTTGGGAGGGAGCTCGGcaaaaaaaaccttttaaatCGTTAAAGTTTGTCCAAGTTATCAttggtaaaatatattattttatatactctacatcgaaacaattttaatcacaTATACATTCTTCAGCAAAGCCTAATGTAACTGTGTTGCGTAACTAAATGATGCTCAATGcaataaccaaataaaaattttaatttaaactttgtaATATAACTTTGTCGCTTTCACTTGATCTACTATTTCTGATTTAATACGTTTCCTATTTATGGATCAGtctgacatatttttaatattgcgttACTGTATTAATGCGTAATATCATTTAACGTGCGACGAAGAAATCATAACAACCAGTCGCTTCGAAGTCTCAAGTTGTAATCCTGTTATACATGTATTATATGATGTTTCGCATTAAAGTTCGTAGGTCTGTCCATACCGGTTACGTTCCACAGTTACGTGATAAAGCTGAACTCAAGTACGCacataactttatatttactatatGATTTTAGGTGTTGTTCGACTGAACTCCAAGACAAAATCTGCAACAGAATCGGACATTATAGAAGTGATAAGAAATTGGTTAGTTAGAAGTAAAGAACGCAGCAACAAATTTCAGtcgaaacaaaaattgaaagaaaacacTGTGCGTAAAACAGGTTCGGTTTGTGAAACAGATTCTACTTCTGAAACAGTCATGTCTGAAAAAGGGCCAGAATCTTAAcgattaagatataattttatgtcattattattatttgttttacatttattaaaattaaaagtacagTTAGGTTTAAGATttcaaatgaaaataatttaattgttttggtactgcattaatattttttaaatttgatttgcaCTTTTTTGACTGCACCTTTGtcagtattctttttttttatttaagtatagtaatttttattttaaagctttaaaacttattgtttaatactattttgctacaatgttaattttattttcgtttttatatgattt is part of the Linepithema humile isolate Giens D197 chromosome 3, Lhum_UNIL_v1.0, whole genome shotgun sequence genome and harbors:
- the LOC105669381 gene encoding uncharacterized protein isoform X1, coding for MHKRRQDRKKHNSSDTDKSNESNRDMSDEDSNTYPSFSHFGNTHVERDSNRSPTESQDKNITNDNFKTTDNADINAEFKRQFFKEIHLIHLKLNDLMRSIDMLIKKTRCIDEPELNDDTNMAVKTLIQSFPVITEQQLMSMEEWLSNATDNIHALSNQLRLIGGTDLSHLIKGVMSRVISNEVGMLYSWEGARQKKPFKSLKFVQVIIGVVRLNSKTKSATESDIIEVIRNWLVRSKERSNKFQSKQKLKENTVRKTGSVCETDSTSETVMSEKGPES
- the LOC105669381 gene encoding uncharacterized protein isoform X2, producing MHKRRQDRKKHNSSDTDKSNESNRDMSDEDSNTYPSFSHFGNTHVERDNFKTTDNADINAEFKRQFFKEIHLIHLKLNDLMRSIDMLIKKTRCIDEPELNDDTNMAVKTLIQSFPVITEQQLMSMEEWLSNATDNIHALSNQLRLIGGTDLSHLIKGVMSRVISNEVGMLYSWEGARQKKPFKSLKFVQVIIGVVRLNSKTKSATESDIIEVIRNWLVRSKERSNKFQSKQKLKENTVRKTGSVCETDSTSETVMSEKGPES